A genome region from Glycine max cultivar Williams 82 chromosome 5, Glycine_max_v4.0, whole genome shotgun sequence includes the following:
- the LOC102662801 gene encoding protein ROOT INITIATION DEFECTIVE 3, whose product MTVVEEREAVLACSDKNMKIGATMWDLETGEKLFHIPTCASPPFGFLCLRNRFLVASQSNKLGSVGDGAIAIWSFNKPQQPLLNYTVEAIGPLSCTNDGIYLVGGALSGKAYLWDVTNGKLLKTWKAHNKSLNCMLFSDDNSLLFSSSSDGMICVWPMISLLDVEDTRSSPPPLHCFLGHMSSITGLLTTPNSYLSRLVSSSLDGTCKVWDFISGMLVQTHVYPFAITSITLHQREMLLFCGTEKGTIIVNKLDVGQEEGFSIVNESQQPLELKGHNGAITALTSTRACLISASEDCSICAWDIFSWKRIQRFSIQKGKVTNLVIVSRSSLLPTPNHRRVPNQYHVSQLEKYPQLVNSFKGTTTLLSLRPLYTGIQTDIDMESIGLLKQKISSSQKGDLPMAMTMQMKMEANVESRVLATNMAKHVMVINKQLQSKLLGMMQHRLFRTNNINLPKASRKKFKIQSLMQEEESHKP is encoded by the exons ATGACGGTGGTGGAAGAAAGAGAGGCAGTGTTGGCATGTAGTGACAAGAACATGAAGATAGGGGCGACGATGTGGGACTTGGAAACaggagaaaaattgtttcacatACCAACATGTGCCTCGCCACCTTTTGGCTTCTTGTGCTTGAGAAACCGTTTCCTTGTGGCGTCTCAATCAAACAAACTCGGGTCTGTTGGCGACGGAGCCATTGCAATTTGGTCTTTCAACAAG CCTCAACAACCACTTTTGAATTACACGGTGGAGGCTATTGGGCCACTTTCTTGTACAAATGATGGCATATACCTCGTGGGAGGAGCTTTGTCCGGAAAGGCATATCTTTGGGAT GTGACCAATGGAAAATTACTGAAGACTTGGAAGGCTCATAATAAATCTTTAAATTGCATGCTATTTTCAGATGAcaattctcttcttttttctagtTCATCTGATGGAATGATATGTGTTTGGCCCATGATTAG TCTATTAGATGTAGAAGATACAAGAAGCTCGCCACCTCCATTGCATTGTTTTTTAGGGCACATGTCTTCCATAACTGGGCTTTTAACTACACCAAATAGTTACTTATCAAGATTAGTATCAAGCTCCCTTGATGGCACATGCAAG GTTTGGGATTTTATCTCTGGAATGCTTGTGCAAACTCACGTTTATCCTTTTGCAATAACTTCCATCACCCTTCACCAAAGGGAAATGCTCTTATTTTGCGGAACAGAAAAGGGAACAATAATTGTTAACAAGCTTGATGTTGGTCAGGAAGAAGGTTTTTCCATTGTCAATGAAAGCCAACAACCACTTGAATTGAAAGGACacaa TGGAGCCATTACTGCCTTAACCTCTACTCGAGCATGCTTAATATCTGCCTCAGAAGATTGTTCTATCTGTGCTTGGGATATCTTTAGTTGGAAAAGGATTCAAAGGTTCAGTATTCAAAAAG GGAAAGTAACTAATCTTGTGATAGTTTCACGGTCCTCGTTGCTCCCTACACCAAACCACCGAAGAGTCCCCAATCAGTATCATGTTTCTCAGCTTGAAAAGTATCCCCAGCTAGTCAACTCATTTAAGGGAACTACCACTCTTCTTTCCTTACGTCCACTCTACACAGGAATTCAAACCGACATTGATATGGAAAGTATTGGTTTATTGAAACAAAAGATTTCTAGTTCacag AAAGGAGATCTGCCTATGGCCATgacaatgcaaatgaaaatggaAGCAAATGTAGAGAGTCGAGTATTGGCGACAAACATGGCAAAGCATGTTATGGTGATAAACAAACAATTGCAGTCAAAATTATTGGGTATGATGCAACACAGATTGTTTCGTACAAACAACATTAACTTGCCAAAAGCTAGTagaaaaaagttcaaaattcaaagtctaatgCAGGAAGAGGAAAGTCATAAACCTtag
- the LOC100795886 gene encoding argininosuccinate synthase, chloroplastic-like (The RefSeq protein has 1 substitution compared to this genomic sequence) produces MAQLKASPACSTRATAPSFHTTGHLYHHFWKAKPSSFKELGLRTSVGANKLQVIKAAARSDTEVVSETTKAGGLRGKLNKVVLAYSGGLDTSVIVPWLRENYGCEVVCFTADVGQGIKELEGLEQKAKASGACQLVVKDLKEEFVKDYIFPCLRAGAVYERKYLLGTSMARPVIAKAMVDVAKEVGADAVSHGCTGKGNDQVRFELTFFALNPKLNVVAPWREWDITGREDAIEYAKKHSIPVPVTKKSIYSRDRNLWHLSHEGDILEDPSNEPKKDMYMMSVDPEDAPDQAEYVEIGLESGLPVSVNGKSLSPASLLAELNEIGGRHGIGRIDMVENRLVGMKSRGVYETPGGTILFAAARELESLTLDRETIQVKDSLALKYAELVYAGRWFDPLRESMDAFMQKITETTTGSVTLKLYKSSVTVTSRTSPFSLYREDISSFESGQIYDQADAAGFIRLYGLPVRVRAMLEQGI; encoded by the exons ATGGCTCAGTTGAAAGCTTCCCCTGCGTGTTCAACCCGTGCCACTGCTCCCTCATTTCATACAACAG GGCACCTGTATCATCATTTCTGGAAGGCAAAACCTTCGTCATTCAAAGAG TTGGGGCTAAGAACAAGCGTTGGTGCCAATAAACTTCAAG TTATTAAAGCAGCTGCACGCAGTGATACAGAGGTAGTTTCTGAAACCACAAAGGCTGGTGGCCTACGTGGAAAATTGAATAAGGTGGTGTTGGCTTACAGTGGTGGCTTAGACACATCAGTCATTGTTCCATGGCTGAG AGAGAATTATGGTTGTGAAGTTGTTTGCTTCACTGCTGATGTTGGCCAA gGTATAAAGGAATTGGAAGGTTTAGAACAGAAAGCCAAAGCCAGTGGAGCCTGTCAATTAGTGGTAAAAGATTTGAAGGAGGAATTTGTCAAAGATTATATATTTCCTTGCCTGCGTGCTGGTGCAGTTTATGAGAGGAAGTATTTGCTTGGGACCTCAATGGCTCGCCCTGTAATTGCGAAG GCCATGGTTGATGTTGCCAAAGAAGTTGGAGCTGATGCCGTTTCCCATGGGTGTACAGGGAAAGGAAATGATCAG GTTCGATTTGAGCTCACTTTCTTTGCTCTAAACCCCAAGCTCAATGTTGTGGCTCCATGGAGGGAGTGGGATATTACAGGTAGAGAAGATGCTATTGAGTATGCTAAAAAGCATAGTATACCTGTTCCTGTGACAAAGAAATCCATATATAGCAGGGATAGGAATCTTTGGCACCTTAGCCATGAG GGAGATATTTTGGAAGACCCGAGTAATGAACCTAAAAAGGACATGTACATGATGTCTGTAGACCCAGAGGATGCTCCTGATCAAGCAGA ATATGTGGAAATTGGGTTAGAGTCAGGGCTTCCTGTTTCAGTCAATGGTAAGAGTCTTTCACCAGCGTCTTTACTTGCTGAGCTCAATGAGATTGGTGGAAGGCATGGAATTGGCCGGATCGACATGGTTGAGAATCGGCTTGTAGGTATGAAAAGCCGTGGAGTTTATGAAACTCCTGGGGGAACAATCCTGTTTGCTGCAGCACGTGAGTTGGAGTCATTGACACTTGATCGTGAAACAATACAAGTCAAAGATTCATTAGCCCTTAAATATGCAGAGTTAGTGTATGCTGGCAGATGGTTTGATCCGCTTCGGGAGTCCATGGATGCCTTTATGCAGAAGATCACAGAGACCACAACAGGTTCTGTGACTTTGAAATTGTACAAAGGTTCTGTTACTGTAACCAGTCGTACGAGTCCCTTTAGCTTGTATAGGGAAGACATTTCTTCATTTGAAAGTGGGCAGATATATGATCAAGCTGATGCTGCTGGGTTCATTCGGCTTTATGGTCTTCCAGTGAGGGTTCGAGCAATGCTTGAGCAGGGCATCTAA